A genome region from Stenotrophomonas maltophilia includes the following:
- a CDS encoding carboxymuconolactone decarboxylase family protein, with translation MLDWNAYRKELKGRIGEIGKLSPDTVKGYATLANAGAQTNHLDAKTRELIALAVAVTTRCDGCITVHVDAALKHGASREEIAEALGVAVSLNAGAALVYSARVMDAVAAHESA, from the coding sequence ATGCTCGACTGGAATGCCTATCGCAAGGAACTGAAGGGCCGCATCGGCGAGATCGGCAAGCTCTCGCCGGATACGGTGAAGGGCTACGCCACGCTGGCCAATGCCGGTGCCCAGACCAACCACCTCGATGCGAAGACCCGCGAGCTGATCGCGCTGGCGGTGGCGGTCACCACCCGCTGCGACGGTTGCATCACCGTGCACGTGGATGCCGCGCTGAAGCACGGCGCCAGCCGCGAGGAAATCGCCGAGGCACTCGGTGTGGCGGTGTCGCTCAATGCCGGTGCGGCGCTGGTGTATTCGGCGCGGGTGATGGACGCGGTGGCCGCGCACGAGAGCGCTTGA
- the nadC gene encoding carboxylating nicotinate-nucleotide diphosphorylase → MSALPTPDAAVVAADVARALAEDLGSGDVTAALLPDQADSAYLLCKQDGVIAGRPWFDATHRALDPDVRIEWRVSEGDAVTAGTVLALLHGRSRSLVSAERTSLNFLQTLSGTATTTARYVAAVAGTGTRILDTRKTLPGLRLAQKYAVRCGGGENHRFGLYDTVMLKENHIRAAGSLAAAVAAARRQWPGLPLVVEVEDLAQLRQALETGCERILLDDFSPDLRREAVRITAGRIPLEVSGSVGLGGLRSIAEDGVDCISIGGLTKHVQAIDLSLKLGPPPG, encoded by the coding sequence ATGAGCGCGCTGCCGACGCCGGATGCGGCCGTTGTCGCCGCCGATGTCGCGCGTGCGCTGGCCGAGGACCTGGGCAGCGGCGACGTCACCGCTGCGCTGCTGCCCGACCAGGCCGACAGCGCTTACCTGCTGTGCAAGCAGGACGGAGTGATCGCCGGCCGCCCCTGGTTCGACGCCACTCACCGCGCGCTCGACCCGGACGTGCGCATCGAATGGCGCGTCTCCGAAGGTGACGCGGTCACCGCCGGCACCGTGCTGGCCCTGCTGCACGGCCGCAGCCGCAGCCTGGTCAGTGCCGAGCGCACCTCGCTGAACTTCCTGCAGACGCTGTCTGGCACCGCCACCACCACGGCCCGCTACGTGGCCGCCGTGGCCGGTACCGGTACGCGCATCCTCGACACCCGCAAGACCCTGCCCGGCCTGCGCCTGGCACAGAAGTACGCCGTGCGCTGTGGCGGCGGCGAGAACCACCGCTTCGGTCTGTACGACACGGTGATGCTGAAGGAAAACCACATCCGTGCCGCCGGTTCGCTGGCCGCGGCCGTGGCCGCCGCACGCCGGCAATGGCCTGGGCTGCCGCTGGTGGTCGAGGTCGAGGATCTGGCGCAGCTGCGCCAGGCACTGGAAACCGGTTGCGAACGCATCCTGCTGGATGACTTCAGCCCCGACCTGCGCCGCGAGGCGGTGCGCATCACGGCGGGCCGCATCCCGCTGGAGGTCTCCGGCAGCGTGGGACTGGGGGGCCTGCGCTCGATCGCCGAAGACGGCGTGGACTGCATCTCCATCGGTGGCCTGACCAAGCACGTGCAGGCCATCGATCTGTCGCTGAAGCTGGGCCCGCCGCCGGGTTGA
- a CDS encoding Trm112 family protein translates to MDRKLLDLLVSPDTRQPLSLLDGKGLEALNKAISAGAVNKADGNPLAQPLREALVTRDRKQVFRVDDGIPVLLAEEAIPTAQITDFPAA, encoded by the coding sequence ATGGATCGCAAGCTGCTCGACCTGCTGGTGTCGCCGGACACCCGCCAGCCCCTGTCCCTGCTGGATGGCAAGGGCCTGGAAGCCCTCAACAAGGCCATTTCCGCCGGTGCGGTGAACAAGGCCGATGGCAACCCGCTGGCGCAGCCGCTGCGCGAAGCGCTGGTCACCCGTGACCGCAAGCAGGTGTTCCGCGTCGACGACGGCATTCCGGTGCTGCTGGCCGAGGAAGCCATTCCCACCGCCCAGATCACCGACTTCCCGGCCGCATGA
- the purE gene encoding 5-(carboxyamino)imidazole ribonucleotide mutase: MTPNPIAPLVGIVMGSRSDWETMQHAAQKLEALGVPFEVKVVSAHRTPDVLFSYAEQAGPRGLRAIIAGAGGAAHLPGMIAAKTAVPVLGVPVQSKALNGMDSLLSIVQMPAGIPVATFAIGNAGASNAALFAAAMLASDQPAIGQALDAFRARQTEDVMAHDDPRQ, translated from the coding sequence ATGACCCCCAACCCGATCGCGCCGCTTGTCGGCATCGTCATGGGTTCCCGTTCCGACTGGGAAACCATGCAGCACGCCGCCCAGAAGCTTGAAGCCCTGGGTGTTCCGTTCGAAGTGAAGGTGGTGTCCGCGCATCGGACGCCGGATGTGTTGTTCAGTTACGCCGAGCAGGCGGGCCCGCGTGGCCTGCGCGCGATCATCGCCGGTGCCGGCGGGGCCGCCCACCTGCCGGGCATGATCGCCGCCAAGACCGCGGTGCCGGTGCTGGGCGTGCCGGTGCAGTCCAAGGCCCTCAACGGCATGGACTCGCTGCTGTCGATCGTGCAGATGCCGGCCGGCATCCCGGTCGCCACCTTCGCCATCGGCAATGCCGGCGCGTCCAACGCCGCGCTGTTCGCCGCCGCGATGCTGGCCAGCGACCAGCCGGCGATCGGCCAGGCGCTTGACGCCTTCCGTGCACGCCAGACCGAAGACGTGATGGCCCACGACGATCCGCGCCAATGA
- a CDS encoding 5-(carboxyamino)imidazole ribonucleotide synthase has protein sequence MSLTVGILGGGQLARMMVLAGAPLGLRFQLYDPAADACSGPLAPLTVGAFDDRQALAEFAAKVDVVTFDFENVPADSAQFLADRVPVYPPPAALAVAQDRLSEKTLFQQLGIPLPAFADIRSRDELAAKAAEFGLPCILKTRRLGYDGKGQFRLRSEADIDAAWDALGAQVERTGLILEGFVAFQREVSVVAVRGRDGSFEAWPVTGNWHVDGVLSASVAPAVLSDAERQAAIGYARRVAEHLQYVGVFALELFCRDGELLANEMAPRVHNSGHWTIEGSETSQFENHLRAVLGLPLGSTRMLGHACMLNWLGAMPDPAPVLGQASGHWHDYGKESREGRKVGHATLRDDDAAALADALDQVGLELGRQAQVAPAVHALRNR, from the coding sequence ATGAGCCTGACCGTCGGCATCCTGGGCGGCGGCCAGCTCGCCCGCATGATGGTCCTGGCCGGTGCGCCGCTGGGGCTGCGCTTCCAGTTGTACGACCCGGCGGCCGACGCCTGCAGCGGCCCGCTGGCGCCGCTCACCGTCGGTGCCTTCGACGACCGCCAGGCGCTGGCGGAGTTCGCTGCCAAGGTCGACGTGGTCACCTTCGATTTCGAGAACGTGCCCGCTGACAGCGCGCAGTTCCTGGCCGACCGCGTGCCGGTCTATCCGCCGCCGGCCGCGCTGGCGGTGGCCCAGGACCGGTTGAGCGAGAAGACCCTGTTCCAGCAGTTGGGCATCCCGCTGCCGGCCTTTGCCGATATCCGCAGCCGTGACGAGCTGGCTGCGAAGGCGGCCGAGTTCGGCCTGCCGTGCATCCTCAAGACCCGCCGCCTGGGTTACGACGGCAAGGGCCAGTTCCGCCTGCGCAGCGAGGCCGACATCGACGCCGCGTGGGATGCACTGGGTGCGCAGGTCGAGCGTACCGGCCTGATCCTGGAAGGCTTCGTGGCGTTCCAGCGCGAGGTCAGCGTGGTCGCCGTGCGTGGCCGCGATGGCAGCTTCGAGGCCTGGCCGGTCACCGGCAACTGGCATGTCGACGGCGTGCTGTCGGCCAGCGTGGCCCCGGCCGTGCTGTCCGATGCCGAGCGGCAGGCCGCGATCGGCTATGCCCGCCGCGTTGCCGAGCACCTGCAGTACGTCGGCGTGTTCGCCCTGGAGCTGTTCTGCCGCGATGGCGAACTGCTGGCCAACGAGATGGCGCCGCGCGTGCACAACTCCGGCCACTGGACCATCGAAGGCAGCGAGACCTCGCAGTTCGAGAACCACCTGCGTGCCGTGCTGGGCCTGCCGCTGGGCAGCACCCGCATGCTCGGCCATGCCTGCATGCTGAACTGGCTGGGCGCGATGCCCGACCCGGCGCCGGTGCTGGGCCAGGCCAGCGGCCATTGGCACGACTACGGCAAGGAGTCGCGCGAAGGTCGCAAGGTCGGTCACGCCACGTTGCGCGATGATGATGCCGCCGCGCTGGCCGATGCACTGGACCAGGTCGGCCTGGAGCTGGGCCGTCAGGCCCAGGTGGCACCGGCGGTGCACGCGCTGCGCAACCGCTGA